GGCcggccggcggccgggccggcgAGGACCCCCGCTTCGAGGCGGTGGAGCGCTTCGGCATCGCCTGGTTCACCTTCGAGCTCCTGGCCCGCTTCGCCGTGGCCCCCGACTTCTCCCGCTTCTTCAGGAACGCCCTGAACCTCATCGACCTCCTGTCCATCgtccccttctacgtcaccctggcGGTGAACCTGGTGGCCGAGAGCAGCCCGGCCCTGGCCAACCTGGGCCGCGTGGCCCAGGTCCTGAGGCTGATGAGGATCTTCCGCATCCTGAAGCTCGCCCGCCACTCGACGGGCCTCCGCTCGCTGGGGGCCACCCTGAAGTACAGCTACCGGGAGGTGGGCCTCCTCCTGCTCTACCTCTCCGTGGGCATCTCCATCTTCTCCGTGGTGGCCTACACCGTCGAGAGAGAGGACGACGAGGGGCTGGCCACCATCCCGGCCTGCTGGTGGTGGGCCACCGTGAGCATGACCACCGTCGGCTACGGCGACGTCGTGCCGGGGACCGCCGCCGGGAAGCTGACCGCGTCCGCCTGCATCCTGGCCGGCATCCTCGTCGTCGTGCTTCCCATCACGCTCATCTTCAACAAGTTCTCCCATTTCTACCGGCGCCAGAAGCAGCTGGAGAGCGCCATGCGGAGCTGCCGCTTCGGGGACGGGACCGGGGAGGTGCCGTCCGTCAACCTGCGGGACTATTACGCCTGCAGAGTCAAGTCCCTCATGGCGAGCCTGACCGACGTGAGCGGGAGCTCCCCCAGCGAACTGAGTCTCAGCGATTCCCTGGATTAGCTGGACGCCACGCGGCCGCCGCCGTCGAGGACGCCCGCTCCTCTCCTCCGGCCCCGAGGGGCTCGCTCTTCGTCGCGCCGGGGAGAGGGCCTCTTGCCGGAACGGTACTCGGAGGGGCGTCCGCGGGGCTCCGGGACCCTCCTCCCCGTTTGGCCGGGGGAGGCTGACCCGGCCGCGCCCTCTCGCCCTCGAGGAACAGACGGAACAAGATGGGGACGGCCGTCACGCCTCCCGACCCGTCCACCCGACGCCGGTTTGTCTACGCGACCGTCGACGCGACCCCGCATCCCGGCCGCACTCCGGCGGTTTGCGTTtcccgcttttttttctttctcggTTTCGGGAGCGGTCGTGCGAGGACGCCACGAGGCCGAATCGGCCCCGACGAAGCAGATCGGGACGGCGGCAAACgagacgacccgattcccctcccGCTGCCGGGATGGCGTCGCCGGGCTCATCCGTTCCTCGGGTTGTCTTTGAGGCCCAAGACGCGGTGGGCGCAAGAGGAAGCACGCGGCCCCGGTTTACCCGTGGTTCGTTGTCGTTTGTTCCTCTGAGAAAACGCGTGCGTCCCTCTCTCGCTCGCGTGGGGACGCAGATTCTGCTGGGGTCGATTATGCAGGTGGCACATTTTGGGAAATGTGAGCCTGCCCCCGCTTAGGGCAAACCGATACTCGGTCCAGAGACAACTCTTTAGGGATCGAGGATTCTTCCCCTGGCAGGCCGAGGCCTTTCCTCGCCCTGCTCGGAGCTGGCAGGGAAGAGTCTGGCGAGGATGGCTTTTCCCACCGGGGTGCCATCCAACAGGGCCGGTGACCCCAGGTCAACCCGAACGGGGGGATCGATTCTTTAACCGAGGTTCACGTTACCGGCCGAGTCGACCCGATTTTTGCCGTGTTGTCGGGTGTCGACGGCGTGGCTGTTTCGTTGGTCTTTCGAGGAGGACGGGTCATTCCCGCCTCTCGCAGCTCAGAGGAGGCCGGCTTTTTTCACTCCCCGCGGACGGAAACGCTCCAGAGTTGATACGAAAGGAAGGCGGGCCTCCTGCTCTGAACGCTTGCTGAGGTCAGAGCGTTTCTATTTCTGTATCTGAAACATTTTACTGCTGGGAGACCGTGAATTTTAAATACCCGGTCAGGAGGGTGTCGGTGTGAAAACCGAGGCTCCCCTGAGATGGCGGAGGCGAGAGGGATTCGGCCCCGTTTCTACGCGGACAGAAGTCCCCGGGGGAAAGCGCGGCACCACCTCAAGGAGATTTGATTTTCCTATCGAAAGCAGCCGTAGATTCCGAAAGGTCTCGACGTTGCCTAGTGCGCCTCCCTTCAGAGCCCGCTTCGGTTTTCCAGAGGCGGAAAAGCAGCTGGGACTGCCTCAGCAATCAGacaccctttccctccccggTTTTCCCGTTACTTGAGAGCGGGCTAGCGAGTACATTGGGAATTGAAAGTCGGGCCCTTTAATTCAGCACTGTTCCTCTCGCTTCTGGTCTTAGTCCATACGGTGTCCAAATTGTCTTCCATCGTCTATCACCTTGGGACGGACTGTAGTATCTGGTGAGccgagcatggggctgggagatctcccaagtcctccctccttGATTGGACTCGGCCTAGTTACTGGATCTcttttgtgtgtgcgtgcgtgcgtgtgtgcgtCTTCGTTCCCTCGGCTTCTAAATGAGGGTAATAACACCGACTACCTCACAGGGCCGTTGTGAGGATTGATGTTGTATCCTAAGTGCTAGGAAGATGCACAGCACTCTAAAAGGGCTAAGCGTTATCACGACGACTACAACCGTTGGGTCTCGATGGATGAATGAGCCTCCGTCATCTGGGTTCACAGCTCTCTGTGGGAATAGGAGACCCATTTAAGAGTCCTGGGTGAAAGGCCAGAAACGAAAAaccaaaccagaacaaaacagGAAAACGGTAACAACAACAGAAATGCCGGCGGGACTGGGCCAAAGGACCGATCCAGAGCCGAAGAGCCGGGGAATATCGGGGAATTTCGTCTCCGCTAGTGACGCTGGAGCTGGACAGCGGCAAAACCGCAGAAGGTTCTGAAAGCAACCCTCTCCACTTGCACAGCCATTTAGGAGCAGGGAGTGTCAGGGAGGTTTGGGAAGTGAGTCCCAAGGCTGCAGTCCTCCCGGGTCTCGCTACGGACCCCACCGGAAAGATGACCACCCTGCGGACAGTCCCGAGACCCGATTCTTCACGTGGAGACGGGGATGCGCTCTCATTCTACGTGGAATTTTCCTAAACAGCATTCTACCAGAGAAAATGAGGCTGTCTCTGGGGTTGCCATTTTTAGACGTGCGAGCTGGAAGCGTTAGCAATTCATTATGGAAACAATGCGTGTTTATATGGTGCCTTTCATCCAGGAAAATCCCAAAGTGCTTTAGAtactgggtttggggggggggggggttgttgttttttgtttttttaaaaaaaactctcctACACAGAGACCAGGGTCAAAAATGATTCTGCCCGGCACTGATCTACGGACAACCTCCGAGCACTGCTCAGTGGCATAAAGTCCTGCAGTTATTTATTTCAGATGAGAAGCGAAGAATGCCCTCACCTGGCTAACTCCTGGGTTAATTTCAGTCAGGCAGGCTGGAACGGATCTAAACCGATCTGCGGGAAAAACACTCTTCCTCCCGCCCTCAAGGGCACGTCGGGGTCTCGAAGGTTCGCTCGCGGGCCGGCCTCGGCCGACCCATCGTTGGGTCCGTAAAACGGCAGCCCGGTCTCTTCTGGTCCCCACGTCGCGGCGGTCTTTCTAGCTAAGAAGGAAAATACCACCTGAGGGAGCGTGAACAACAGGGACTTCCTTTTCA
The Ornithorhynchus anatinus isolate Pmale09 chromosome 4, mOrnAna1.pri.v4, whole genome shotgun sequence genome window above contains:
- the KCNS2 gene encoding potassium voltage-gated channel subfamily S member 2; translated protein: MPGRSPPAAPREEGEICINVGGLKQKLLPRTVLRFPETRLGRLLRCGSRAAILELCDDYDDSQGEYYFDRDPRLFPYVLHFYRTGKLHVTGQLCVFSFSQEIEYWGIDELSIDACCGPGYRGRKTEPTAGPDRWEDRSERESAASSFDELLAFYRDASRFDGRPLGRLRRRLWLALDNPGRSVPSRAFGVLSVLVVLGSIVTMCLNSLPDFRPAGGRAGEDPRFEAVERFGIAWFTFELLARFAVAPDFSRFFRNALNLIDLLSIVPFYVTLAVNLVAESSPALANLGRVAQVLRLMRIFRILKLARHSTGLRSLGATLKYSYREVGLLLLYLSVGISIFSVVAYTVEREDDEGLATIPACWWWATVSMTTVGYGDVVPGTAAGKLTASACILAGILVVVLPITLIFNKFSHFYRRQKQLESAMRSCRFGDGTGEVPSVNLRDYYACRVKSLMASLTDVSGSSPSELSLSDSLD